TGAGGCACAGCACCCGCTAACTCGTTATCACATAGGTGCCGATGAAACCGCCGGAGCATGGGTCGATTCACCTGCTTGTGCTGATTTTATTAAACAAAATAAGTTAGAAATTACCGAAGCAGGTCAGCTGGGCAGTTATTTTATTGAACGTATCGCTAATATGTTGGCTGATATGAATATTGAAACCGCAGCATGGAGCGATGGCTTATCGCATACTAACCCAGAGAATATGCCAGAGGTTGTGCAAGGTAATATTTGGGATTTATTAATGTGGAATGGCCATCAGCGTGCACATGAATTTGCCAATAGAAATTGGCAAGCAGTGCTTTCGTCGCCAGATGTGCTGTATTTTGACTTTCCGTATGAGGCAGACCCACAAGAGCATGGTTATTACTGGGCTTCAAGGCACATAAATACTGAGAAAATATTTCAGTTTATGCCAGATAATTTGCCTATTCATGCTGAATTTTGGCTTGATAGAGAAGATAAGCCTTATGTAGCTGATGACACATTACAGCATGATAAGCAAGGCAAGGTCGTATCCGCGCCTTTAGCTAAAGATAAACGTTTTGTGGGTATTCAGGGTCAATTATGGAGCGAAAATACGCGTACCAATAATATGGCTGAATATAAGCTATTCCCACGATTATTATCGCTGGCACAGCGCGCTTGGCATAAAGCAGATTGGGCTGTACCGTATGATCACAATGGCTTTGTTTACAGCCAACAAAAAAATCGCTTTAGCTCTGAATTAAAACAGCAGCGCGATCAGCAATGGCAAACTTTTGCTGCTACCATGGGGCTAAAAGAATTTGCCAAGTTAGAACGTGCTGATGTGCATTATCGTCTTGCAAATGCAGGTGCTAAAATTGAGAATAGCATGTTGTACGCCAATATTGCTTACCCTGGTTTAGTGATTGAATACAAACAAGGTGATGAGCAATGGCAAACCTACACACAACCTGTCAAAGTAACACAAGATGTATGGGTTCGATCTAAGACTCCATCAGCTAGTCGTGTAAGCAGAAAGCTTAAAGTAACGCACCGTTAAGGTGCGTTTTTCCGTTAAATTATTGACGATTGAAGAAGTTATTTATTTGTAAATAAAAATAATGACAACGCTGTCATTTGTGCTAGTATAAGATTCATACAGTATGACAGTCCGGCTTTATTTTAGTGTTTTGCAAAACGGTCGAACAACTTAAGAGGCAAAAATGATCACCAACAATATTAAAAACAATCAACTCTTTGTGGGGATCGATGGCGGAGGCACTAAATGTAAAGCAATTATCGTCAATAGCTGTAATAACATAGTCGGCACCGGTGTGGCAGGCCCAGGTAACCCGTTACATGGTTTTAATCAAGCAACTCATTCTATTGAGCAATCAGCGCGTTTAGCATTACAAGATGCAGGGCTTAAAGATACGCCTTTATCTGAGCTTATTGCAGGGGTTGGCCTAGCAGGGGTTAACTTACCAAGTTTGCATAATCAAATGACACAATGGCAACACCCATTTAAAGCCATGCACTTAACTACTGATTTACTTATTGCTTGTATGGGCGCTCATCAGGGCGAGGATGGCGCAGTGATGATTGCTGGCACGGGTTCGTGTGGATTTTCATACGTTAATGGCCAATCGTTTATGATTGGTGGTCATGGCTTTCCACATGGTGACAAAGGCAGTGGTGCATGGATTGGCTTTACTGCTTGTCAGTATGTGCTGCTTAGCCTAGATAAATTAATCCCAAGTGGTGCGCTTACTAACTTGTTAATGAAGTATTTAGAAGTCAGCGATGCAATGCAACTTGTTGAAGTGATTGCCAATAAGCCTGCAGCCTTTTTTGCGCAACTTGCAGGTTGTGTTTTTCAATCAGCACAGGCGAACGATGCCACAGCAATTGCCATTTTAAAAGAAGGTGGCGCTTATTTAAGCGACATTGCACGACAATTATTAGATAAAAACCCACCAAGGCTTTCGTTTATTGGTGGCTTATCAACCGTGATGACAACATGGTTAGACCCAGACATACAAGCTATTTTATCAGCCCCATTATCGTCACCAGAAATGGGGTCTGTACTTTACGCTAAACAACAGCACGTTAATTACAGCAGCCAGGAGTTATGATGTTTAACACACTAATGGAAAAAGAAGCGGCGCAAACGCCAAATGTTATTGAAAAGCAAATTATTGCCAACCAACCTTTAGTGGAAAAAATTGGTCATAAGCTTCGCGATATGGCCCCTAAGGTGGTTATGATGATTGGTCGCGGTTCATCAGATCATGCTGGCGTTTTTGGTAAGTATTTAATTGAAATTGAAGCGGGTGTACCGGTCAGTTCAGCAGCGCCATCAGTGGCGAGTGTATATGGTAAAACATTAAAGCTTGAAGGCGCTGTTGTGATTGTAATTTCTCAATCAGGACGCAGCCCAGACATTCTTGCCCAGGCAAAAATGGCGAAAGAGGCGGGCGCTTATTGTATTGCGCTGGTTAACGATGAAGCGTCACCTCTACAAGACATAGTCGATGATTTTGTTCCTCTTAAAGCTGGCGATGAAATTTCGGTGGCGGCAACAAAAAGCTATTTGGCAACGTTATCAGCCCTAGTACATATTGTTGCTAATTGGACTCAAAATGAGTCATTATTACAAGGGCTTGACGAGTTACCTAGCGCGCTTAATGCCATTATAGATTCGCCAACTCAGCTGCAACCTACTGAGTTTGCAAATATTAAGAATATGGTGGTATTGGCACGTGGTTTAGGATTTTCTATCTCAAAAGAAATGGCACTTAAGCTTAAAGAGGTGTGTGCTATTCATGCTGAGTCATTTAGTAGTGCGGAGTTTTTACATGGTCCGGTGACCTTAGTTGAGCAAGGGTTAGTGATTTTAGATTGTTCGGTTGATGATGAAACCAAAGAGTCACATCAGCAGCAAATTGCTGAGGTCAAAAAACGCGGTGCACAAGTGATTAGCCTTAACCAACAAGGTATTAAAGTACACCCGCGATTAGCGCCATTTTTAGTATTACAGCGTTTTTACCTTGATGTGGCAAAAGTGGCATTAAGCCGTGGTTTTAATCCTGATGAGCCAAAGGGGCTTAAAAAAGTAACAAGGACATTATAAATGTCAGTTAAACGAATTCATGTAGCCCAGTTTTTTGATGGCGAGCACTTTGTTAACGACAAAGTGCTAAGCGTTGATGCGGGTATTATTACGGCAATAGATGATAACGTACAGCAGGCAGACGAGCACCTAACGGGTTTAGTCGCACCTGGCTTTATTGACTTACAAGTTAATGGCGGTGGCGGTGAGTTGTTTAACCGTACTAGCAGTGTTGCAGGGGTTAAAAAAATACTGCTAGCACATGCCAAATACGGTACAACTGCTATGCTGCCAACGTTAATTACTGACACTGTAGAAGTAATGCGCCAAGCAGCCGATGTAATTGCTAAGGCGATAGCCCAAAAAACGCCAGGTATTATTGGTATTCACTTTGAAGGGCCGCACTTATCAGTGGCAAAAAAGGGGGCTCACAGCGCTGATTTTATTCGTCCTATTTCTGAACAAGAGTGGCAGGTGTTATCTCGTCAAGATTTAGGTAAAGTCGTAGTCACCTTAGCGCCTGAAAATGTACTACCAAGCGATATTACCAAAATGCGCGATTTAGGGATTCAGGTTTGTTTAGGTCATACCAATGCAAGCTTTGGACAGGCTCAACAGGGCGTTGATGCTGGGGCAACCGGATTTACGCATTTGTATAATGCTATGTCACCACTACAAGGGCGTGAGCCGGGAGTGGTTGGCTGTGCATTATTAAATGATGATACTTATTGTGGCTTAATTGTTGATGGCCATCATGTTGATTACGCAGCATGCCAACTGGCATTAAAAGCAAAACCAATAGGGCACGTGTTTTTAGTTACTGATGCGATGCCACCAGTGGGAACAGATGACACTCAGTTTGCTTTTTTTGACCGAACTGTCAGCTTAGAGAATGGTAAACTCACCTCTACAACAGGCGAGTTGGCGGGTTCTGCGCTTGATATGGCAACCGCAGTTAGAAACACCGTGATTCATTTAAAACAGCCATTAGCGCAAGCGCTTAAAATGGCGAGTTTATATCCTGCTCAGTATTTAAAGTTGCCTGCCACACACGGGCGATTAATACCGGGTAGTCCAGCAGATTTTGTACAATTAAACACACAACAACAAGTCATTAGCACGTGGATTGGCGGCGCTCGGGTTTGTTAACAACATAATAAATATAAATAAAGGAAAATAACATGACAACCAATGTTATGGATACGTCCAAAAATAGTAGCGTGGTCCCCATGGCCATTGTTGCGGTATTATTTTTTATACTGGGCTTTGCTACTTGGCTTAATGGCTCGTTAATGCCTTACTTAAGTCAAATTTTACAATTAACCCCATTTCAAGGGTCGTTAATTTTATTTTCCTTTTATATTGCAGTCACATTTACTGCGCTGCCCTCGGCAGTACTGATCAAAAAGGTCGGCTACAAAAACGGTATGGCATTGGGGATGGGCTGTATGATGTTAGCAGGCTTAATGTTTATTCCTGCTGCTATGTCGCAGTTTTTTCCTTTGTTTTTACTAGCGCAGTTGGTAATGGGCGCAGGGCAAACCTTATTACAAACCGCGGTTAATCCGTATGTAGTACGTTTAGGGCCAGAAGAATCGGCTGCTGTACGTATTAGTATTATGGGGATTTTAAATAAAGGCGCAGGAGTTATCTCACCGATGGTTTTTACCGCCTTAATTTTAAGTAACTTTACCGGTACCGTGGGCACAGATCTAAGCCAAGAGCAAGTTGATGATATGGCAAATGGTCTTATTTTACCTTACTTAGGCATGGCCTTATTTATTGGTGTATTAGCTTTTGCGGTTAAAAAGTCTCCGCTGCCTGAGCTTATCAATGATGAAGTAGAAGCAATAAACGACAAAGGTGAAATTCGTGAAACACTCTCTCATCCAAACTTGGTGTTAGGTGCTATTGCTATCTTTTTGTATGTTGCGGTAGAGGTTATTGCTGGCGATACCATAGGTACTTTTGCACTATCGCTGGGTATTGAAAACTATGGGGTAATGACTTCATACACTATGATGTTTATGGTGTTTGGTTATATTTTAGGTATTTTACTTATCCCTAAATTTATCTTTCAACAAGCGGCCTTAACAGCATCGGCTGTATTGGGTATTGTGATCACCCTTTGCATTTTGTTTATTGATGCGCAGTCTTTTGTTATTGCCAATGCCATACTGGTGCCTTTAGGAGGCGCTAATTTACCAGATGCTTTACTGCTAATTGCCTTTTTAGGCTTAGCAAACGCCATTGTTTGGCCAGCGGTTTTCCCACTTGCGTTATCGGGTTTAGGTAAACTAACCAGCACAGGCTCAGCACTGTTAGTAATGGGTATAGCGGGCGGTGCATTTGGTCCGGTGTTATGGGGCTTACTGAGCGGCTTTACCTCGCTACAAACTGGCTACTCTGTATTGTTACCTTGTTACTTATTTATATTATTTTATGCCGTGAAAGGGCATAAAATGAAAAAGCAATAACATCCACCAGCTATCCCTAGCTCAGTGCACTTTGCAGTATAAAGTGCACTGATTATTAGGGCACTTTATCAGCTTAAGCGTGTTACCTTGAGCTTTATTCTGCCAGCATTCGCCCCATAAAAACGACTTAAATCATTAGCAAATGGACAAAATTCTCCTGACTTTTTAATGGTTATTTCAACGCCTTCGGCAATTTCAAATGCATGGTCATCGCTTTGGCCAATGGTCCCTATTAAGCTAAACCACTGCGCCGTGGCTAAACGCCTAAATGGCTCAAGTAATGCCATAGGGATTTCTTTAACGCCGAGTTGAACATTATCGCGATGCCAGCCAGAAGGAGGGCACTTTACACCATCGTCATACCAAAATTGGTTAGGGTAAGGAGTAAAGCGATACGTTGCATCTTGGGCAAGCATTAAGCCGGTAGCGTTGTAGGCTTCACTAGCGTACACCATCACATCTTTGCTTTGATTAACACTCAGTAAGCTCATATTTTGATTGGCGAGCATTATATGAGCACTTAGCCCCATAAAGTTTAGTGTACTGTCATCGCTGTAAATCATTTTATAATGTATATTTTTTAACGATTCAGGGCGATAGCTGGTTAGTTTATTAATTCGCTGTGCAACACTGTGATGTATTAATGGAGCGTTGTGGCTAATTTCATCGTTAATTAATACACAGCACAGCCTATCAACCAGCTTGAAAAATGGGTTTAACCAAAAGTAATTTTGTTGATGACTTAGCGCCAGTGGATCGGGAATAACAGTCACATCGTCTTGGGCAACCAAGTTACTCTCAGGTAAAAGGTTTTCATAGTCTATGTCATGGCTGGTTAATAACGAAACCGATAGCGGCTGAGCAATGAGCCACTCAAGCGCATAACGCAGGCAAATATCGGCAAGCCCATCGCGATAGTAGCCTCCTCCTACATCGGAGTGGGCTCCTGCAAACCACAGCTCGGTAATGTTTGCTTGTTGATTCATTAATGTGGGCTCAAAGGCCCGTCGTTTCTCATCAAGCGCAACACAATGCAGGGCCCCAGCGACATTATTGGCAATAGTATGGTTTTCAAAAACCACATGCTCTGCGCCACGGGTCGCTTTATTTATCTTTGACAGGCCAATTGAGGCCACGGTGTCAAAAACACACAAATATACTTGCTCATTTATTAATGGCTCTAGGCATTTAGCAAAACGCCTTGCTAATGCAGCGCCTCTGCTAAAACCGGTAAGTAGAACAGTATCGCCACTTTGATAATGCTGCTTAAAATCTGTGATAGCCTGAGTCAAAATGCTGGCCACATCTTCAGATCGTGGGGCAAGTGTTTGATTTAAAATTCGTTTTAAACGACTGCCTTTGGTGCCTATGCCTTGGTAATAAAAGCTTAGTTGCTGTGAAAATGGGGTAGTGGGTGAATCATCAAGTTTACCGCCGAGCAATAAGTGTAGTTTTAGAATATTAGAAATACTGGCGTCTTCTTTAAAATGCTCTGTACTGAACTGATCTGCGTCGCGGGGTTCACTGCCAGTACCATCAAAATTAAAAATAAGCGTTTTAAAGGTCATTACTAAATTCCGTGAGTGGTTTATGTAAATTTATATGGGAATTGTGAAAAATTAAAGACGGCGGTAATAAATATTTGTTTAATCTTATTTATTACCGCGGCTGATGTAGCTATTTAACCTGAAATCTAGTTAAGAGATTTACTAACATATTTAATCAAAATGATATTTATGTTTATTATCCGGAGTTCAGGTTATTTAGTGTAGTTTCATTTTTGGGCGAACAACACGCAGCACCTTTTCGCTGATCCACAAAGCAAAGGTTTTGGCACTGCCGTGGATAGCGCGCTGATGCATTCTATATAGTGAAATATACATAAAGCGGGCAATTTTACCTTCAATAAAAAAGCTACTACTGGTTAGGTTACCCATTAAGCTGCCCACCGTGCTGTAGCGCGATAAATTTACCAGTGAGCCATGGTCATTATATTCAAACTTTTTCAGGGGCTGCTCACGTAATGTAGCAATTAGATTTTTTTCAACGCATTGCGCCATTTGATGAGCCGATTGTGCGCGTGGCGGCACTTGCGTCCCATCGTCTTGGGTAAACGCGCAGCAATCACCAAGCACATAGATTTGAGGGTCTAGGCTACTTTGTAAGTAATCATTCACTTTTATTTGATTGCTACGTGTCAGCTCAAATATGTCTAGCTCTTTAATGAAGTCAGGGGCTTTTACCCCTGCTGCCCACACCATAAT
The genomic region above belongs to Pseudoalteromonas undina and contains:
- the nagK gene encoding N-acetylglucosamine kinase gives rise to the protein MITNNIKNNQLFVGIDGGGTKCKAIIVNSCNNIVGTGVAGPGNPLHGFNQATHSIEQSARLALQDAGLKDTPLSELIAGVGLAGVNLPSLHNQMTQWQHPFKAMHLTTDLLIACMGAHQGEDGAVMIAGTGSCGFSYVNGQSFMIGGHGFPHGDKGSGAWIGFTACQYVLLSLDKLIPSGALTNLLMKYLEVSDAMQLVEVIANKPAAFFAQLAGCVFQSAQANDATAIAILKEGGAYLSDIARQLLDKNPPRLSFIGGLSTVMTTWLDPDIQAILSAPLSSPEMGSVLYAKQQHVNYSSQEL
- the nagB-II gene encoding glucosamine-6-phosphate deaminase NagB-II — translated: MFNTLMEKEAAQTPNVIEKQIIANQPLVEKIGHKLRDMAPKVVMMIGRGSSDHAGVFGKYLIEIEAGVPVSSAAPSVASVYGKTLKLEGAVVIVISQSGRSPDILAQAKMAKEAGAYCIALVNDEASPLQDIVDDFVPLKAGDEISVAATKSYLATLSALVHIVANWTQNESLLQGLDELPSALNAIIDSPTQLQPTEFANIKNMVVLARGLGFSISKEMALKLKEVCAIHAESFSSAEFLHGPVTLVEQGLVILDCSVDDETKESHQQQIAEVKKRGAQVISLNQQGIKVHPRLAPFLVLQRFYLDVAKVALSRGFNPDEPKGLKKVTRTL
- the nagA gene encoding N-acetylglucosamine-6-phosphate deacetylase — its product is MSVKRIHVAQFFDGEHFVNDKVLSVDAGIITAIDDNVQQADEHLTGLVAPGFIDLQVNGGGGELFNRTSSVAGVKKILLAHAKYGTTAMLPTLITDTVEVMRQAADVIAKAIAQKTPGIIGIHFEGPHLSVAKKGAHSADFIRPISEQEWQVLSRQDLGKVVVTLAPENVLPSDITKMRDLGIQVCLGHTNASFGQAQQGVDAGATGFTHLYNAMSPLQGREPGVVGCALLNDDTYCGLIVDGHHVDYAACQLALKAKPIGHVFLVTDAMPPVGTDDTQFAFFDRTVSLENGKLTSTTGELAGSALDMATAVRNTVIHLKQPLAQALKMASLYPAQYLKLPATHGRLIPGSPADFVQLNTQQQVISTWIGGARVC
- the nagP gene encoding N-acetylglucosamine MFS transporter NagP, which encodes MTTNVMDTSKNSSVVPMAIVAVLFFILGFATWLNGSLMPYLSQILQLTPFQGSLILFSFYIAVTFTALPSAVLIKKVGYKNGMALGMGCMMLAGLMFIPAAMSQFFPLFLLAQLVMGAGQTLLQTAVNPYVVRLGPEESAAVRISIMGILNKGAGVISPMVFTALILSNFTGTVGTDLSQEQVDDMANGLILPYLGMALFIGVLAFAVKKSPLPELINDEVEAINDKGEIRETLSHPNLVLGAIAIFLYVAVEVIAGDTIGTFALSLGIENYGVMTSYTMMFMVFGYILGILLIPKFIFQQAALTASAVLGIVITLCILFIDAQSFVIANAILVPLGGANLPDALLLIAFLGLANAIVWPAVFPLALSGLGKLTSTGSALLVMGIAGGAFGPVLWGLLSGFTSLQTGYSVLLPCYLFILFYAVKGHKMKKQ
- a CDS encoding T6SS phospholipase effector Tle1-like catalytic domain-containing protein codes for the protein MTFKTLIFNFDGTGSEPRDADQFSTEHFKEDASISNILKLHLLLGGKLDDSPTTPFSQQLSFYYQGIGTKGSRLKRILNQTLAPRSEDVASILTQAITDFKQHYQSGDTVLLTGFSRGAALARRFAKCLEPLINEQVYLCVFDTVASIGLSKINKATRGAEHVVFENHTIANNVAGALHCVALDEKRRAFEPTLMNQQANITELWFAGAHSDVGGGYYRDGLADICLRYALEWLIAQPLSVSLLTSHDIDYENLLPESNLVAQDDVTVIPDPLALSHQQNYFWLNPFFKLVDRLCCVLINDEISHNAPLIHHSVAQRINKLTSYRPESLKNIHYKMIYSDDSTLNFMGLSAHIMLANQNMSLLSVNQSKDVMVYASEAYNATGLMLAQDATYRFTPYPNQFWYDDGVKCPPSGWHRDNVQLGVKEIPMALLEPFRRLATAQWFSLIGTIGQSDDHAFEIAEGVEITIKKSGEFCPFANDLSRFYGANAGRIKLKVTRLS